A portion of the Aythya fuligula isolate bAytFul2 chromosome 10, bAytFul2.pri, whole genome shotgun sequence genome contains these proteins:
- the LRRN1 gene encoding leucine-rich repeat neuronal protein 1 has protein sequence MAKIRLVLTVCQLVLELLMNSLTESSVQSNECPQLCVCEIRPWFTPQSTYREATTVDCNDLRLTKIPSNLSSDTQVLLLQSNNIAKTTDELQQLFNLTELDFSQNNFTSIKDVGLSNLTQLTTLHLEENQITEMTDYCLQDLCNLQELYINHNQISSISANAFSGLKNLLRLHLNSNKLKVIDSRWFDSTPNLEILMIGENPVIGILDMNFKPLSNLRSLVLAGMYLTDIPGNALVGLDSLESLSFYDNKLVKVPQLALEKVPNLKFLDLNKNPIHKIQEGDFKNMLRLKELGINNMGELVSVDRYALDNLPELTKLEATNNPKLSYIHRLAFRNVPALESLMLNNNALNAVYQKTVESLPNLREISIHSNPLRCDCVIHWINSNKTNIRFMEPLSMFCAMPPEYRGQQVKEVLIQDSNEQCLPMISHETFPNHLNLDIGMTVFLDCRAMAEPEPEIYWVTPLGNKVTVESLSDKYKLSSEGTLEISNIQIEDSGRYTCVAQNIEGADTRVATIRVNGTLLDGTQVLKIYVKQAESHSILVSWKVNSNVMTSNLKWSSATMKIDNPHITYTARVPVDVHEYNLTHLQPSTDYEVCLTVSNIHQQTQRSCVNVTTKNAAFALDISDQETSTALAAVMGSMFAVISLASISVYIAKRFKRKNYHHSLKKYMQKTSSIPLNELYPPLINLWEGDSEKDKDGSAETKPTQVDTSRSYYMW, from the coding sequence ATGGCTAAGATTAGATTGGTTTTAACTGTTTGCCAGTTGGTGCTAGAATTGTTGATGAATTCACTAACTGAGTCTTCCGTACAGAGCAATGAATGTCCACAGCTTTGTGTATGTGAAATCAGGCCATGGTTTACACCGCAGTCAACGTACAGGGAAGCCACAACAGTTGACTGCAATGACCTTCGCCTAACAAAAATCCCCAGCAATCTTTCCAGTGACACTCAAGTCCTTCTGTTACAAAGCAACAATATCGCAAAGACCACAGACGAACTCCAACAGTTGTTTAATTTAACAGAATTagatttttcacaaaataactTCACAAGTATCAAAGACGTGGGGCTCTCAAACCTTACTCAGCTAACGACCTTGCACCTGGAGGAGAACCAGATCACGGAGATGACTGACTACTGCTTGCAAGACCTTTGCAACCTTCAGGAGTTATATATAAATCATAATCAGATCAGCAGCATTTCCGCAAATGCATTCTCTGGCCTGAAGAATCTTTTAAGACTACATCTCAACTCCAACAAATTAAAGGTTATTGACAGCCGTTGGTTTGACTCTACTCCTAACTTAGAGATTCTGATGATCGGAGAAAATCCAGTGATTGGAATACTAGATATGAACTTCAAACCACTCTCCAATTTAAGGAGTCTGGTTTTGGCAGGTATGTATCTCACAGACATCCCTGGCAATGCCTTGGTGGGCTTGGATAGTCTGGAAAGTCTTTCCTTCTACGACAACAAATTGGTAAAAGTCCCTCAGCTGGCGCTTGAGAAGGTTCCCAATCTAAAATTTCTGGATCTCAACAAAAACCCCATTCATAAAATTCAAGAAggtgattttaaaaacatgctcAGATTGAAAGAGCTTGGAATCAATAACATGGGAGAACTCGTTTCCGTCGATAGGTACGCGCTGGACAACCTGCCCGAACTCACCAAGCTTGAAGCCACCAACAACCCAAAGCTGTCTTACATACACCGTTTGGCATTTCGCAACGTTCCTGCCCTGGAGAGCCTGATGCTGAACAACAATGCCTTGAATGCCGTCTACCAAAAAACAGTGGAATCCCTCCCAAACCTGCGTGAGATCAGTATCCACAGTAACCCACTCAGGTGCGACTGTGTCATTCACTGGATCAactcaaacaaaaccaacatccGTTTCATGGAGCCTCTCTCCATGTTCTGCGCCATGCCTCCCGAGTACAGAGGGCAGCAGGTGAAGGAGGTGCTGATCCAGGATTCAAACGAGCAATGTCTTCCAATGATCTCGCACGAGACCTTTCCAAATCACTTAAACTTGGACATCGGCATGACGGTGTTTTTAGATTGTCGGGCCATGGCAGAACCCGAGCCAGAAATTTACTGGGTCACTCCTCTGGGAAATAAAGTAACTGTTGAAAGTCTCTCCGACAAATACAAGCTGAGTAGCGAGGGTACCTTGGAAATCTCCAACATTCAGATCGAAGACTCGGGGAGGTACACTTGTGTGGCTCAAAACATAGAAGGCGCTGACACGAGGGTCGCTACTATCCGGGTGAACGGGACGCTCTTGGATGGTACCCAGGTTCTGAAAATCTACGTCAAGCAAGCCGAATCGCATTCCATTTTAGTTTCTTGGAAGGTTAACTCCAATGTCATGACTTCCAATTTAAAATGGTCATCAGCTACTATGAAGATTGACAACCCTCACATTACATACACTGCTCGGGTCCCCGTTGATGTACATGAATATAACCTCACGCATTTACAACCATCTACAGATTATGAAGTGTGTCTAACCGTGTCAAACATCCATCAACAAACACAGAGGTCCTGCGTTAATGttacaacaaaaaatgcagcttttgcgCTAGATATTTCAGATCAAGAAACCAGCACTGCTCTTGCGGCGGTAATGGGATCAATGTTTGCCGTTATTAGTCTTGCCTCCATTTCTGTTTACATTGCAAAaagatttaagagaaaaaacTACCACCATtccttgaaaaaatatatgcaaaagaCCTCTTCAATCCCACTGAACGAGCTCTATCCTCCACTTATTAATCTCTGGGAAGGTGACAGTGAAAAGGACAAGGATGGTTCTGCAGAGACCAAGCCAACCCAAGTCGACACATCCAGAAGCTATTACATGTGGTAA